From one Melioribacteraceae bacterium genomic stretch:
- a CDS encoding long-chain fatty acid--CoA ligase yields the protein MPIYKDFKTIPQLFFQITKEFAVGKNRPVLRYKYTSEYSDISYQQLFDTTEKFANGLASLGVKRNDKVAIIAENRPEWVYSDMAILGLGAIDVPLYPISTSETIQFILNNSESVGIIVSNKFQLNKVLKIRNECKNLKFIIVMNNEDAGNEQDVYSFQNVLDKGTQFKSENPNHFEESAKLCNEDDLCTIIYTSGTTGEPKGVMLTHKNIVSNVKAAHEIFHIDENDIFLSFLPLCHIFERMAGYYTAFSCGGMICYAESIEKVAQNMGEIKPTIMTAVPRLFERIYSRIKRNVESQPAKKQKIFNWALEVGRNYMDAKKSRDGVPIGLAVKRALADKLVYKKLRERTGGNLRFFISGGAALSRDLGQFFESVGLLVIEGYGLTESSPVISANRLNDYKFGSVGKPMPGVEVKIAQDGEILAAGPNIMQGYYKNKKETEETIKDGWLHTGDIGVFDAEGFLIITDRKKHLFKTSGGKYIAPTPIENMFLASKYIDQFVLIGDRRMFLSALIVPDFEALKEYADANRIQYKTAEELIEKKQINELLEKELGEFQKKLANYERVRKFKVLDKPFSIEGGEMTPSLKIKRKVVEERYSHLIEEMYKGIEG from the coding sequence ATGCCTATTTATAAGGACTTTAAAACAATTCCGCAATTGTTTTTTCAGATTACAAAGGAGTTTGCAGTTGGTAAAAATCGTCCAGTTTTGAGATATAAATATACAAGCGAATACTCCGATATATCATATCAACAATTATTTGATACAACTGAAAAATTTGCAAATGGATTAGCATCTCTGGGTGTAAAAAGAAATGATAAAGTTGCAATAATTGCAGAGAATCGCCCTGAATGGGTTTATTCAGATATGGCAATATTAGGTCTTGGTGCAATAGATGTGCCTTTGTATCCCATTTCAACCTCGGAAACAATTCAGTTTATTCTTAACAATTCCGAATCGGTAGGCATTATTGTTTCAAATAAGTTTCAGTTAAATAAGGTATTGAAGATTAGAAACGAATGTAAAAATCTGAAGTTTATTATTGTAATGAACAATGAAGATGCTGGGAATGAGCAAGATGTTTATTCATTCCAGAATGTATTGGATAAAGGCACTCAATTTAAATCTGAAAATCCTAATCATTTTGAGGAAAGTGCCAAACTTTGTAACGAAGATGATTTGTGTACCATTATTTATACATCCGGTACAACCGGTGAACCAAAAGGTGTAATGTTGACTCATAAAAATATTGTTTCGAACGTTAAAGCAGCTCACGAAATTTTCCATATTGATGAAAATGATATTTTCCTTTCTTTCTTACCCCTCTGTCATATCTTTGAAAGAATGGCGGGTTATTACACTGCATTCTCGTGTGGTGGTATGATATGTTATGCCGAAAGTATAGAAAAAGTTGCTCAGAATATGGGCGAGATAAAACCAACAATTATGACTGCAGTTCCAAGACTTTTCGAAAGAATTTACAGTAGAATAAAACGCAATGTTGAATCACAGCCGGCGAAAAAACAGAAAATATTTAACTGGGCATTAGAGGTCGGCAGAAATTATATGGATGCTAAAAAGAGCAGAGATGGTGTCCCGATCGGACTAGCTGTTAAAAGAGCTTTGGCTGATAAATTAGTTTATAAAAAATTACGTGAACGAACAGGCGGAAATTTAAGATTCTTTATCTCAGGCGGTGCTGCATTATCGCGCGACCTCGGACAATTTTTTGAATCGGTTGGATTACTTGTAATTGAAGGATATGGATTAACTGAATCTTCTCCCGTTATTTCTGCCAACCGATTGAACGATTATAAGTTCGGTTCTGTTGGCAAACCTATGCCCGGAGTTGAAGTCAAAATTGCACAGGATGGTGAAATATTAGCCGCGGGTCCAAACATAATGCAAGGTTATTACAAAAATAAAAAAGAAACTGAAGAGACAATTAAAGATGGTTGGCTGCATACTGGTGATATCGGAGTGTTTGATGCAGAGGGATTCTTAATTATTACTGACCGTAAAAAACATCTTTTCAAAACTTCGGGTGGAAAATATATTGCGCCAACCCCGATCGAAAATATGTTTCTTGCAAGTAAATATATTGATCAATTTGTATTAATTGGTGATAGAAGAATGTTTTTAAGCGCATTAATTGTTCCGGATTTTGAAGCATTAAAAGAATATGCAGACGCAAATAGAATTCAATACAAAACCGCGGAAGAGTTAATTGAGAAAAAACAGATCAATGAACTACTTGAAAAAGAACTTGGTGAATTTCAGAAAAAACTAGCCAATTATGAAAGAGTAAGAAAATTCAAAGTTCTTGATAAACCATTCTCGATTGAAGGCGGTGAAATGACTCCTTCATTAAAAATTAAAAGAAAAGTAGTTGAAGAAAGGTATTCTCATTTAATTGAAGAGATGTACAAAGGTATTGAGGGATAA
- a CDS encoding DedA family protein — protein sequence MKLIRKIYDWMLHWAETPYGPIALFILAFAEASFFPIPPDALLIALALGARTKSFQFAINSTVGSVLGALLGYAIGHFLWWGTDDSFSAIALFFFDNIPGFTQEIFYNVKSLYDEWNFWIIFTAGFTPIPYKVFTISGGAFEINLMLFVIASIISRAARFFLVAYLIWRFGPQIKSFIDKYFNLLAIAFTVLLIGGFVLIKYLI from the coding sequence ATGAAATTAATTCGGAAAATATATGACTGGATGCTACACTGGGCCGAAACTCCTTACGGGCCAATAGCTTTATTTATTTTAGCTTTTGCAGAAGCATCCTTCTTCCCGATTCCGCCTGATGCCTTATTAATTGCGTTAGCTTTAGGTGCAAGGACAAAATCGTTTCAGTTCGCAATTAATAGTACAGTCGGTTCAGTATTAGGGGCTTTACTCGGTTACGCTATCGGACATTTTCTTTGGTGGGGTACAGACGATAGTTTTTCCGCAATCGCACTTTTCTTTTTTGATAACATACCGGGTTTTACGCAAGAAATTTTTTATAATGTAAAAAGTCTTTACGACGAATGGAATTTTTGGATAATTTTTACTGCCGGATTCACACCAATTCCCTATAAAGTTTTTACCATATCTGGTGGAGCATTCGAGATTAATCTCATGTTGTTTGTAATAGCCTCAATTATAAGCAGAGCTGCACGTTTCTTTCTTGTTGCTTACTTAATTTGGAGATTCGGACCTCAGATAAAAAGCTTCATCGACAAATATTTTAATTTACTTGCAATCGCTTTTACAGTATTATTGATCGGCGGGTTTGTTTTGATAAAATATCTTATTTAA
- the tkt gene encoding transketolase yields the protein MNQTSIENMSINTIRFLSVDGVQKANSGHPGMPMGCAPIAYLLYRKIMNHNPMNPKWINRDRFVLSAGHGSMLLYSSLHLSGYKVTMEDLQNFRQWGSITPGHPEYGLTPGVETSTGPLGQGFANAIGMATAQAFLSAKFNKDNFKILDNYVYVIAGDGDLMEGVSHEAASFAGHNKINKLIVFYDNNKITIDGSTSISMSDNAAMRFEAYGWYVQHVKDVNDLEKLEEAVSNAKKSDRPALIITDTHIGYGSPKKQDTSSAHGSPLGDEEVAATKKNLNWPEGKTFYIPEEVKEHFALLKTEGATKEEKWNKLFTEYSAKYPAEAELFQKVMVGNFGDQWKSLLPKFENYGEKQATRNSSEKVINSIAENLPTLFGGSADLAASTNTKIKTDPDFSAENRNGRNINFGIREFGMAAILNGMALYGGVIPYGATFLVFSDYLRPAIRLASLSHIRPIYVFTHDSIGLGEDGPTHQPVEHLSSLRAIPGLVVIRPSDANETTYAWQAAIKHKSGPVAIVLTRQKIKIIDRNKYASAEGLKKGAYIIKDTKGKPDAILFSTGSEVDLAINASEKLETQGIKTRVVSFPSWELFEMQDDEYKNSIIPKDIKVRISIEAGVKQGWEKYVGDAGECISIEKFGASAPLEVIFEKYGFSIENIVNRTKASLGK from the coding sequence ATGAACCAAACTAGTATCGAAAACATGTCGATTAACACAATAAGGTTTTTATCTGTTGATGGTGTACAAAAAGCAAATTCAGGCCATCCGGGAATGCCGATGGGTTGTGCTCCAATTGCATATTTGCTTTATCGAAAAATTATGAATCACAATCCAATGAATCCGAAATGGATAAATAGAGATCGATTTGTATTAAGTGCTGGTCACGGAAGTATGCTGCTATATAGTTCTCTACACTTATCAGGCTACAAAGTGACGATGGAAGATCTGCAAAACTTTAGGCAGTGGGGAAGTATTACTCCCGGTCATCCTGAATATGGATTAACCCCCGGGGTTGAAACTTCTACTGGTCCATTAGGACAAGGATTTGCAAACGCGATCGGTATGGCAACTGCACAAGCTTTTTTAAGCGCCAAATTTAATAAAGACAATTTTAAGATTTTGGATAATTACGTTTATGTTATTGCCGGTGATGGTGATCTTATGGAAGGTGTATCACATGAAGCCGCTTCATTTGCCGGACATAATAAAATTAATAAACTCATTGTTTTTTACGATAACAATAAAATTACGATAGACGGAAGCACATCGATTTCCATGTCGGATAATGCAGCAATGAGATTTGAAGCTTATGGCTGGTACGTTCAACATGTAAAAGACGTAAACGATTTAGAGAAATTAGAGGAAGCTGTAAGCAATGCGAAAAAGTCAGATAGACCAGCTTTGATTATAACAGATACACACATAGGTTATGGAAGTCCAAAGAAACAAGATACTTCCTCTGCTCATGGTTCCCCTCTAGGAGATGAAGAAGTTGCTGCGACAAAGAAAAATCTAAATTGGCCGGAAGGTAAAACCTTCTACATTCCTGAAGAAGTAAAGGAACATTTCGCGTTACTTAAGACTGAAGGTGCTACTAAAGAAGAAAAATGGAATAAATTATTCACTGAATATTCAGCGAAATATCCTGCAGAGGCTGAATTATTCCAAAAAGTAATGGTTGGTAATTTTGGTGATCAATGGAAGTCACTTCTCCCAAAATTTGAAAACTATGGTGAAAAACAAGCCACTCGAAATAGTTCTGAAAAAGTAATTAATTCAATTGCAGAAAATCTTCCCACATTATTTGGTGGCTCGGCTGATTTGGCTGCTTCTACTAATACAAAAATTAAAACTGATCCAGATTTTTCTGCTGAAAATAGAAACGGAAGAAATATAAATTTTGGTATTCGTGAATTTGGTATGGCAGCTATACTTAACGGCATGGCACTTTATGGCGGCGTGATTCCTTACGGTGCAACATTTTTAGTATTCTCAGATTATCTTCGTCCGGCAATTAGACTCGCATCTCTCTCACACATAAGACCAATATATGTTTTCACTCACGATAGTATTGGCTTAGGAGAAGATGGACCGACTCACCAACCGGTTGAACATCTTTCTTCGCTTCGAGCAATTCCCGGTTTAGTTGTTATTCGTCCTTCCGATGCAAATGAGACAACTTATGCATGGCAAGCCGCAATTAAGCATAAATCAGGCCCCGTTGCGATAGTATTAACACGACAAAAGATTAAAATAATTGACCGAAATAAATATGCATCGGCTGAGGGATTAAAAAAAGGCGCATATATAATTAAAGATACCAAAGGTAAACCGGATGCTATTCTTTTCTCAACAGGTTCGGAAGTAGACCTAGCAATAAATGCTTCAGAAAAATTGGAAACTCAAGGAATAAAAACTCGAGTAGTTAGTTTTCCTAGTTGGGAATTGTTTGAGATGCAAGATGATGAATATAAAAATTCTATTATTCCAAAAGATATAAAAGTTAGAATATCAATTGAGGCCGGTGTTAAACAAGGATGGGAAAAATATGTTGGTGACGCCGGAGAGTGTATCAGTATCGAAAAGTTTGGGGCTTCTGCACCGCTTGAAGTAATTTTTGAAAAATATGGTTTTAGTATTGAGAATATAGTTAATAGAACAAAAGCGTCATTAGGTAAATAA
- the fumC gene encoding class II fumarate hydratase — MEYRIETDTMGEVKVPADKYYGAQTARSLMNFKIGGETFPREIIRALGILKKAAAQTNQELGMLTKEKAELIVKAADEVIEGRLDDHFPLVVWQTGSGTQTNMNSNEVIANRAIEIAGEELGSKKPIHPNDDVNKAQSSNDTFPTAMHIAAVEQIVNHLIPRVTKLRDALQVKAEEFKNIIKIGRTHLMDAVPLTLGQEFSAYVQQLSYGLNRINSCLPRLKELALGGTAVGTGLNTHEKFAELSAAKISEITGLDFVTAPNKFEALAAHDAIVEASGVMKTLAASLMKIANDVRWLGSGPRCGIGEINLPANEPGSSIMPGKVNPTQSEAMTMVCAQVMGNDVAVNFGGASGNFELNVFKPVMIYNLLQSIRLLGDACDSFADHCVVGIEANEVNIDKNLRNSLMLVTALNPHIGYDNAAKVAKKAFNDNSTLKEAAVALGLLTEKEFDEKVRPENMIGPKK, encoded by the coding sequence ATGGAATACAGAATTGAAACAGATACTATGGGTGAAGTAAAAGTTCCGGCTGATAAATATTATGGCGCACAAACAGCTAGATCATTAATGAATTTCAAAATTGGTGGTGAAACTTTTCCTCGCGAAATAATTAGAGCCTTAGGAATATTAAAGAAAGCTGCCGCTCAAACAAATCAAGAACTCGGTATGTTAACCAAGGAAAAAGCCGAGTTGATTGTAAAAGCAGCTGATGAAGTTATTGAAGGAAGGTTAGATGATCATTTTCCGCTAGTAGTTTGGCAAACCGGAAGCGGAACACAAACAAACATGAACTCAAATGAAGTTATCGCCAACCGAGCTATTGAAATAGCCGGCGAAGAATTAGGAAGTAAAAAACCTATTCATCCTAATGATGATGTTAACAAAGCTCAATCTTCGAATGATACTTTTCCTACAGCTATGCATATTGCAGCAGTCGAACAAATAGTTAATCATTTAATTCCTCGTGTTACTAAACTTAGAGACGCACTTCAAGTTAAAGCAGAAGAATTCAAGAATATAATCAAAATAGGAAGAACTCACTTGATGGATGCTGTTCCGCTTACACTTGGTCAAGAGTTCTCAGCCTATGTACAACAATTGAGTTATGGTTTGAATAGAATTAATAGTTGTTTGCCACGATTAAAGGAATTAGCACTTGGTGGGACCGCAGTTGGAACAGGGTTAAATACTCATGAAAAATTTGCGGAATTATCTGCTGCAAAAATTTCAGAAATAACCGGATTAGATTTTGTAACAGCACCTAATAAGTTTGAGGCACTAGCAGCACACGACGCGATTGTAGAAGCCAGCGGCGTTATGAAAACATTGGCTGCCTCCCTGATGAAAATTGCTAACGATGTTAGATGGCTTGGTAGCGGTCCTCGTTGCGGTATTGGTGAAATTAATCTTCCTGCTAATGAACCAGGTAGTTCAATTATGCCTGGTAAAGTAAATCCAACTCAATCTGAAGCTATGACAATGGTTTGCGCTCAGGTTATGGGTAATGATGTTGCCGTAAACTTTGGTGGTGCAAGCGGCAATTTTGAATTAAATGTTTTCAAACCTGTCATGATCTACAATCTTTTACAATCAATCAGATTACTTGGTGATGCTTGTGATAGTTTTGCAGATCATTGTGTGGTAGGGATTGAAGCAAATGAGGTTAACATTGATAAAAATTTGCGTAACTCTTTGATGTTAGTTACTGCACTAAATCCTCATATCGGTTATGACAACGCAGCAAAAGTAGCAAAGAAAGCTTTTAACGATAACTCAACTTTAAAAGAAGCCGCAGTTGCGTTAGGATTGCTTACAGAGAAAGAATTTGATGAAAAAGTTAGACCTGAAAATATGATCGGGCCTAAAAAGTAA
- a CDS encoding C40 family peptidase: MQYRFYLASLIVVLLTWLIFGCSPSSQSDRYNRPKEVEEKQPSSVRFTSTENTDTSTVYNIPDELEEFDDIPVEDVPVDTREFIGKYERMQSLSSAFTTREKILFEIISYLETPYKYGGVDRNGIDCSAFTQHVFDTAIGLQLPRTSSEQFSIGELISSKSELTFGDLIFFNTTRRSYPGHVGIYIGENLFAHASRSLGVTVSSLESSYYKKRYVGARRIK; the protein is encoded by the coding sequence ATGCAATACAGATTTTATCTCGCTTCCTTAATAGTTGTGTTATTGACTTGGCTTATATTCGGTTGTTCACCCTCCTCACAATCCGATCGTTATAACCGTCCAAAAGAAGTAGAAGAAAAACAACCTTCCTCGGTAAGGTTTACTTCCACTGAGAATACGGATACATCAACAGTTTATAATATTCCAGATGAACTTGAGGAATTTGATGATATTCCGGTTGAGGATGTACCAGTTGATACACGAGAGTTTATTGGTAAATACGAAAGAATGCAATCACTTAGTTCGGCTTTTACAACGAGAGAAAAAATATTGTTTGAAATTATATCTTATCTTGAAACTCCGTATAAATATGGAGGCGTCGATCGTAATGGAATTGACTGCTCTGCATTTACACAGCATGTATTTGATACCGCTATTGGACTTCAATTACCTCGAACTTCTAGTGAACAATTTAGTATCGGTGAATTAATATCCTCCAAATCGGAATTAACATTTGGTGATTTGATTTTCTTTAATACTACTCGACGATCGTACCCCGGGCATGTGGGTATCTATATAGGTGAAAATTTATTTGCACACGCCAGCCGATCATTAGGTGTTACAGTTTCCTCACTTGAAAGTTCATACTATAAAAAAAGATATGTTGGTGCCCGCAGAATCAAATGA
- a CDS encoding sigma-70 family RNA polymerase sigma factor gives MKITKQFTNRESQSLDKYLQEIGKVDLLTADEEIELAIKIKKGDQSALEKLVKANLRFVVSVAKQYQNQGLTLGDLINEGNLGLIKAAKRFDETRGFKFISYAVWWIRQSILQALAEQSRIVRLPLNRVGALNKIGKAYSNLEQEFEREPSASELAKELEMDINEVSDTLKISGRHISMDAPFTQGEENRLLDVLENDQQPSPDFSLMSESLKSEVERALATLTEREAEVIKLYFGLGTEHSLTLEEIGEKFNLTRERVRQIKEKAIRRLRHASRSKNLRTYLG, from the coding sequence TTGAAGATCACTAAACAATTCACCAATCGTGAAAGTCAATCGTTAGATAAATATTTGCAAGAAATCGGTAAAGTTGATCTGCTTACTGCCGACGAGGAAATTGAACTTGCAATAAAAATTAAAAAAGGTGACCAATCAGCTTTAGAGAAACTAGTAAAAGCTAATTTACGATTCGTTGTTAGTGTAGCAAAGCAATATCAAAATCAAGGACTAACTCTTGGTGACCTTATTAATGAAGGTAACTTAGGACTAATTAAAGCAGCAAAAAGATTTGATGAAACCCGCGGATTCAAATTTATTTCTTATGCTGTTTGGTGGATTAGACAATCAATTTTACAAGCTCTTGCCGAGCAATCTAGGATAGTAAGACTTCCATTAAATAGAGTCGGTGCGCTTAATAAAATCGGTAAAGCATACAGTAACTTAGAACAAGAATTTGAAAGAGAACCAAGCGCAAGTGAACTAGCTAAAGAATTGGAAATGGATATTAATGAAGTTTCCGATACTCTGAAAATTTCAGGCAGACATATTTCTATGGATGCACCTTTCACTCAAGGTGAAGAAAATAGACTGCTTGATGTGTTAGAAAACGATCAACAACCCTCTCCCGATTTTAGCTTAATGTCAGAATCACTTAAGAGTGAAGTTGAACGTGCTCTCGCAACTTTAACGGAACGTGAAGCTGAAGTTATCAAATTATATTTTGGTTTAGGTACAGAACACAGTTTAACATTAGAAGAGATAGGCGAAAAATTCAATTTAACTCGTGAGCGGGTTCGTCAAATAAAAGAGAAAGCAATAAGACGATTAAGACACGCTTCGAGAAGTAAGAACCTAAGAACTTACCTCGGATAG
- a CDS encoding EutN/CcmL family microcompartment protein has protein sequence MILGRVIGTIWATRKYESLKNYKMQFVQPINSKKEDIGRPIVALDTIGAGPGEIVYYITASEAVIPLTVDMAPVDASIVGIVDSINSELN, from the coding sequence ATGATACTTGGACGTGTAATAGGAACAATTTGGGCGACTCGAAAATATGAGTCATTGAAAAATTATAAAATGCAATTTGTTCAACCAATTAACTCGAAAAAAGAAGATATTGGTAGGCCAATTGTTGCATTAGATACAATAGGTGCCGGACCTGGTGAGATTGTGTACTACATTACCGCCAGTGAAGCTGTCATCCCGTTAACTGTTGACATGGCTCCCGTTGATGCTTCAATTGTTGGGATTGTTGATTCAATAAACTCTGAACTTAATTAG
- a CDS encoding EutN/CcmL family microcompartment protein yields MMLGKVIGTVWSTRKDENLVGSKFLIVRELDLDYKPLNNYVVAVDSVGAGVGEIILAAQGSSARQTAITKNKPVDAVIMAIVDKLDISVKEKLTEADKN; encoded by the coding sequence ATGATGTTAGGTAAAGTAATTGGAACTGTTTGGTCAACCCGTAAAGATGAAAATCTTGTCGGGTCAAAGTTTTTGATTGTTAGAGAACTCGACTTAGATTATAAACCACTGAATAATTATGTGGTAGCTGTAGATTCAGTTGGTGCCGGGGTCGGTGAGATTATTTTGGCTGCTCAAGGAAGTTCAGCGCGTCAAACAGCAATAACGAAAAATAAACCCGTTGATGCTGTTATAATGGCAATTGTTGATAAACTTGACATAAGTGTTAAAGAGAAATTAACTGAAGCAGATAAGAACTGA
- a CDS encoding PIN domain-containing protein, whose translation MSKDKNEYLIDTDVLVDHLIYKGNEKSHLEKLMESGICFTTVINSAELYFTVRDNIEKDSVDALMKAVTVLGFHARYSLLVSEFTEKVNSVRDALFCVTAKINKLKVVTENINRYSNTELEIIDPKNL comes from the coding sequence TTGAGTAAAGATAAAAACGAATACTTGATTGACACCGATGTTCTTGTTGATCATCTAATTTATAAGGGAAATGAAAAATCCCACCTCGAAAAATTAATGGAGTCTGGAATTTGTTTCACAACTGTTATAAATTCCGCTGAATTATATTTTACTGTTCGCGATAATATTGAAAAAGATTCCGTTGATGCATTGATGAAAGCCGTTACTGTTTTGGGTTTTCATGCGCGTTACAGTTTATTGGTTTCGGAATTTACAGAAAAGGTAAATAGTGTAAGAGATGCATTGTTCTGTGTGACAGCAAAAATAAATAAACTGAAAGTTGTTACAGAAAATATAAATAGATATTCAAATACCGAATTAGAAATAATTGACCCGAAAAATTTGTGA
- a CDS encoding phosphopentomutase has translation MNNFFTIILDGVGIGELPDADKYGDKGSNTLGNMADLLGGLDLPNLQNFGLGNVAEIKGVPAVQKSIASFGKMKEVSKGKDSTSGHWEIAGLKLDFDFPYYPDGFPKELIDKFISKCNLKGILGNKPASGTAIIEELGNEHVKTGFPIIYTSADSVFQIAAHEEIIPLDRLYEICKITREEILINEHAVGRIIARPFIGKAGNYERTTNRKDFSLNPPSNTILDYLQQNKIQTVGIGKINDLFNYKGIDIVEKTKSNSEGMSKLLNYSKRVSNSFVFANLVDFDVYFGHRNDPEGFHKALKEFDDWLPNFTESLDLSDALLITADHGNDPTTPSTDHSREYVPVLFYRKNIKGINLGIRETFSDAAQTIAHYFKVNNNLEGTSFLNEF, from the coding sequence TTGAATAATTTTTTTACAATCATATTAGATGGTGTTGGGATCGGGGAATTACCCGACGCGGATAAATATGGAGATAAAGGAAGTAATACTCTTGGTAATATGGCTGATTTGTTGGGTGGACTTGATTTACCGAATCTGCAAAATTTTGGTTTAGGTAATGTAGCAGAAATTAAAGGAGTTCCCGCCGTACAAAAATCTATAGCATCCTTTGGTAAAATGAAAGAAGTATCAAAAGGAAAGGATTCTACAAGCGGACATTGGGAAATCGCCGGTCTAAAATTGGATTTTGATTTTCCTTATTACCCTGATGGATTCCCAAAAGAATTAATTGACAAGTTTATTTCGAAATGTAACTTAAAAGGAATACTTGGGAATAAACCCGCCTCCGGAACGGCAATTATTGAAGAACTTGGCAATGAGCATGTTAAAACCGGTTTCCCGATAATTTATACGTCAGCTGATTCGGTATTTCAAATTGCCGCTCATGAAGAGATAATTCCGTTAGATAGACTTTACGAAATTTGTAAAATTACTCGTGAAGAAATTTTAATTAATGAGCATGCTGTGGGAAGAATTATTGCTAGACCGTTTATCGGAAAAGCAGGTAACTATGAACGAACAACTAATCGAAAAGATTTTTCATTAAATCCACCTTCTAATACAATATTAGATTATCTCCAACAAAATAAAATTCAAACAGTTGGTATTGGCAAAATTAATGACTTGTTCAACTACAAAGGAATTGATATAGTAGAAAAGACAAAGTCTAACAGTGAAGGAATGTCAAAGTTATTGAATTATTCAAAAAGAGTTTCTAATTCCTTTGTATTTGCAAACCTAGTTGATTTCGACGTCTATTTCGGGCATAGAAATGACCCGGAAGGTTTTCATAAAGCATTAAAAGAGTTTGATGACTGGCTGCCAAATTTTACTGAATCTTTAGATTTATCTGATGCATTACTGATTACTGCTGATCATGGAAACGATCCCACCACACCTAGTACCGATCACAGCAGAGAATATGTGCCTGTTCTATTTTATAGAAAGAATATTAAAGGGATTAATCTAGGAATTCGGGAGACATTTTCAGACGCTGCCCAAACTATAGCACATTATTTTAAAGTAAATAACAATTTGGAAGGAACAAGTTTTTTAAATGAGTTTTAA